A window of the Bacillus sp. E(2018) genome harbors these coding sequences:
- a CDS encoding ABC-2 family transporter protein, which produces MRKYFEFARVQMQVHAAYSAWFWANTFSILLRMLVIYFFWKAVYSSRTEIEGLPFDGMITYIIIAMFLQMFVSGVGQELAHTIKDGNVAIELMRPYNLITRLVAMDLGDKIIHFVRGALPLSILAFIFMDITLPTTWQAGLLFLVSAFMGIWIGTFFDLLIAILAFWTINLWGLQVMKEAVISFFSGALVPLILFPEWFQTISLFLPFQAMVYVPVAIYTGILSGTEAWLALGSQVFWAVSLFVLLKVLWSIAIKKVTIFGG; this is translated from the coding sequence ATGAGGAAATACTTTGAGTTTGCTAGAGTGCAGATGCAAGTACATGCTGCCTACTCAGCATGGTTCTGGGCTAATACTTTTTCTATTTTGCTCCGGATGCTTGTTATCTATTTCTTTTGGAAAGCCGTTTACAGCAGCCGAACAGAGATTGAAGGACTGCCATTCGACGGGATGATTACGTACATCATTATCGCTATGTTTTTACAGATGTTTGTTTCAGGTGTAGGTCAGGAATTGGCGCATACGATTAAGGATGGAAATGTTGCGATAGAACTGATGAGGCCGTACAACTTGATTACTCGTTTGGTCGCTATGGATCTAGGTGATAAAATTATTCATTTTGTACGTGGGGCTCTGCCTTTAAGCATTCTCGCATTTATTTTTATGGATATCACACTGCCAACTACATGGCAAGCCGGTCTATTATTCTTAGTCAGTGCATTTATGGGTATTTGGATCGGTACTTTTTTTGATCTATTGATTGCCATTCTAGCATTTTGGACGATAAATCTTTGGGGTCTGCAAGTCATGAAAGAAGCAGTTATCTCCTTTTTTTCTGGTGCGCTTGTGCCGCTTATTCTCTTTCCAGAATGGTTTCAAACAATAAGTCTGTTTCTACCATTCCAAGCGATGGTCTATGTACCAGTTGCGATCTACACTGGCATCCTCTCAGGAACAGAAGCTTGGCTAGCCCTTGGATCACAAGTATTTTGGGCGGTTTCACTCTTTGTCCTATTAAAAGTGTTATGGTCCATCGCAATAAAAAAGGTAACTATCTTTGGAGGTTAG
- a CDS encoding ATP-binding cassette domain-containing protein produces MIVVKNLEKHYKIAKRDPGLRGAIKSLFHRKFETKKAVKKINMHIRAGEMVGYIGANGAGKSTTIKMLTGILTPTSGEVKVNGIIPYENRQQNASHIGAVFGQRTQLFWDIPVRESYELLKHIYEIPQAQYEETLKEFVDVLHLEPLLGIPVRQLSLGQKMRCELAAAFLHRPKVVYLDEPTIGLDVAVKVRIRAFIKQMNARYGTTVLLTTHDMQDIEEICQRIIIIDDGSVIYDGSIQDIKSQFGDKRVIHFELVDSADSFVLPEAISAVTEVLPISGENPHLVSLSFSNKHISGAEVIHTMMNHYSVADLTIADAKIETIVEEIYGRGMKKEVQHEEIL; encoded by the coding sequence ATGATCGTCGTAAAAAATTTAGAAAAACATTATAAGATCGCAAAGCGAGATCCTGGATTAAGAGGAGCCATAAAATCGTTGTTTCATAGGAAATTCGAAACGAAAAAAGCGGTTAAGAAGATCAACATGCATATTAGAGCTGGGGAGATGGTTGGATATATTGGGGCGAACGGTGCTGGGAAATCTACAACGATTAAGATGTTAACAGGCATACTCACTCCAACATCAGGTGAGGTAAAAGTAAACGGCATCATCCCTTACGAAAACAGACAACAAAACGCAAGTCATATTGGTGCTGTATTCGGTCAGCGTACACAATTATTCTGGGATATTCCGGTCAGAGAAAGCTATGAACTTCTCAAACACATTTACGAGATTCCTCAAGCTCAGTACGAAGAAACTTTAAAAGAGTTCGTTGATGTACTTCATTTAGAGCCGCTGCTCGGCATCCCTGTAAGACAGCTTTCATTAGGACAAAAGATGCGTTGTGAACTTGCTGCCGCTTTTTTGCACCGTCCAAAAGTGGTCTATTTGGATGAACCTACAATCGGATTGGATGTTGCTGTAAAGGTTCGAATTCGCGCTTTCATCAAACAAATGAACGCTAGATACGGTACAACCGTGCTTCTTACCACCCATGACATGCAAGACATCGAAGAGATCTGTCAGCGAATCATCATTATTGATGATGGTAGTGTGATCTATGATGGTTCTATCCAAGATATCAAATCGCAGTTTGGTGATAAGCGTGTTATTCATTTTGAACTTGTAGATTCTGCTGATTCATTTGTTTTGCCGGAAGCCATTAGTGCGGTAACAGAGGTTCTCCCAATCAGTGGTGAAAACCCGCATCTTGTATCCCTCTCCTTCAGCAACAAACATATCTCTGGTGCAGAAGTCATCCATACGATGATGAACCATTATTCTGTTGCTGATTTAACCATTGCCGATGCAAAGATAGAAACGATCGTTGAAGAAATTTATGGAAGAGGTATGAAAAAGGAGGTTCAGCATGAGGAAATACTTTGA
- a CDS encoding peptidase E, whose amino-acid sequence MKHNIRKQIIAMGGGGFSMEPENKRLDHYILKQSAAERPRICFIPTASGDADGYIERFYKAFQPEDCEPAHLSLFSPPQHLESFVEQQDIFYVGGGNTKNLIALWREWGLDVLLKKAYEDGKILAGLSAGSLCWFEEGVTDSFGPLAKLDCLGFIEGSHCPHYDGETERRPAFHKLIENGLKAGYAADDGAGLHFVNGKLHTVVSSRKDAKAYFVELDGENVNEQEIETLFLN is encoded by the coding sequence ATGAAACATAACATCAGGAAACAAATTATTGCCATGGGTGGCGGAGGCTTTTCCATGGAGCCTGAAAATAAAAGATTAGATCACTATATCCTGAAGCAAAGTGCAGCTGAACGACCTCGCATTTGTTTTATTCCTACAGCTAGCGGAGATGCAGATGGATATATCGAACGATTTTATAAGGCTTTTCAACCTGAAGACTGTGAACCTGCACATCTTTCTCTCTTTTCACCACCTCAACATTTGGAGAGTTTTGTAGAGCAGCAGGATATTTTTTATGTAGGTGGAGGCAATACAAAAAATCTTATAGCGCTATGGAGAGAATGGGGTCTAGATGTTCTTTTGAAAAAAGCATATGAAGATGGAAAGATCTTAGCGGGACTCAGCGCGGGATCTCTCTGCTGGTTTGAGGAAGGTGTAACCGATTCGTTCGGACCACTCGCTAAGCTAGACTGTTTAGGCTTCATCGAAGGAAGTCATTGTCCGCATTACGATGGAGAAACAGAGCGAAGACCTGCCTTTCATAAACTTATCGAAAATGGACTGAAAGCGGGATATGCTGCAGATGATGGAGCAGGACTGCATTTTGTGAATGGCAAACTGCATACCGTTGTAAGTTCAAGGAAAGACGCGAAAGCCTATTTTGTAGAATTGGATGGAGAGAACGTGAACGAGCAGGAGATTGAGACACTTTTTTTAAATTAA
- a CDS encoding ABC-2 family transporter protein, with the protein MLSRYVKLYYLFCKQNLKVMLEYRMDFLLGVLSVMLQQFAGIFFVKIVFDHIHALNGWTFYEILFIYGIAATGRSIHHIFFDNLWTLGWQYIRPGKFDRLLIRPINPLFHFIADRLQQDGFGQLFIGIIVISTAMPHLGISWGVLEFFILVVMIIASGFIFVAINLFFATLSFWMVDSLPIVWTIFNLSDFARYPLTIYHKGIRHFLTWIVPYGFTAFYPAAYFIKGSGFERLALLTPVVAIVSCIIAYWFWNRGLKAFTSTGS; encoded by the coding sequence ATGCTATCACGATATGTGAAATTATATTACTTATTTTGCAAACAAAACTTAAAAGTCATGTTGGAGTACAGGATGGATTTTTTACTTGGCGTCCTCTCTGTTATGCTTCAGCAATTTGCAGGAATCTTCTTCGTTAAGATTGTTTTTGATCATATCCATGCCTTAAACGGTTGGACCTTTTATGAAATTTTATTTATTTACGGAATTGCTGCGACCGGACGCTCTATCCACCATATATTCTTTGATAATCTATGGACACTTGGCTGGCAGTATATTCGACCAGGCAAATTCGACCGTCTCTTAATCAGACCGATCAACCCTCTGTTTCATTTTATAGCAGATCGCTTGCAGCAAGATGGTTTTGGCCAGTTGTTCATAGGGATTATCGTCATCAGTACAGCCATGCCACACTTAGGCATCTCATGGGGCGTCCTTGAATTTTTCATACTTGTTGTCATGATTATCGCATCTGGTTTCATTTTCGTTGCGATCAATCTCTTCTTTGCGACATTGTCGTTTTGGATGGTCGACAGTCTGCCCATTGTTTGGACGATCTTTAATTTAAGTGACTTCGCTCGTTATCCTTTAACGATCTATCATAAGGGGATTCGACACTTTCTAACGTGGATTGTTCCTTATGGATTTACTGCATTTTATCCTGCAGCATATTTTATCAAAGGTTCAGGGTTTGAAAGATTGGCTCTCTTAACACCCGTTGTCGCAATCGTCTCTTGCATCATTGCGTACTGGTTTTGGAATAGAGGACTGAAAGCATTTACGAGTACAGGAAGTTAA
- a CDS encoding superoxide dismutase family protein, translating to MKKIGSVLFYMMLLLLLASCGNKDKENEHKNHDMEESKAQSQAASSKVKGGSYIVNLVNAKGDKAGEATLTQTGDGVKVEVNATGLKPGEHGIHFHETAKCTPPDFKSAGSHFNPTEKKHGFLNPKGPHVGDIQNVKADKSGVVKDEVLSNLVTLSEGSKNSLFANGGTSLVIHDKADDYKTDPAGNSGDRVLCGVIKK from the coding sequence TTGAAAAAAATAGGTTCAGTTTTGTTCTATATGATGCTATTACTCTTACTCGCATCATGTGGTAACAAAGATAAAGAAAACGAGCACAAGAATCATGATATGGAAGAATCTAAAGCGCAATCTCAAGCTGCATCTAGTAAGGTGAAAGGCGGTTCGTATATCGTAAACCTTGTTAATGCAAAAGGAGATAAAGCGGGAGAAGCAACGTTAACTCAAACAGGAGATGGCGTTAAGGTAGAAGTGAACGCGACTGGGTTAAAGCCAGGTGAACACGGCATTCATTTTCATGAAACAGCAAAGTGTACACCACCGGATTTTAAGTCAGCAGGATCACACTTTAATCCTACTGAAAAGAAGCATGGATTTTTAAATCCAAAAGGACCACACGTAGGAGATATTCAGAATGTGAAGGCTGATAAAAGCGGAGTCGTAAAAGACGAAGTTCTATCCAACCTCGTGACCCTTTCTGAAGGCAGTAAAAATTCTCTTTTTGCTAACGGTGGAACATCACTTGTTATCCATGACAAAGCCGATGACTATAAAACAGATCCAGCAGGAAATTCGGGAGATCGTGTTTTGTGCGGGGTTATCAAAAAGTAA